From a region of the Ovis aries strain OAR_USU_Benz2616 breed Rambouillet chromosome 2, ARS-UI_Ramb_v3.0, whole genome shotgun sequence genome:
- the CA9 gene encoding carbonic anhydrase 9 isoform X2 — protein MAPLSPSPRLPLWIPAPAPGPAVQLLLLLLLLVPAHPQSLLWMQGAPATGGDSSGEDDPLGEEDLPSEEDIPEEEDSPGEEDLPGLKMDPGEENSLKLEDLPTIEAPRDTEDLQNNAHRDEKGDGHSHWRYGGAPPWPQVSPACAGRFQSPVDIRPELTAFCPALQPLELLGFELPPQPKLRLCNNGHTVQLSLPSGLKMALGPGQEYRALQLHLHWGAAGRPGSEHTVDGHRFPAEIHVVHLSTAFEEFDEALGRPGGLAVLAAFLQEGPEENSAYEQLLSRLGEITEEDSETWVPGLDVSALLPSDLSRYFRYEGSLTTPPCAQGVIWTVFNQTVKLSAKQLHTLADSLWGPDDSRLQLNFRATQPLNGRIIEASFPAGVDGSPRTVEPVHLNSCLAAGDILALVFGLLFAVTSIAFLVQMRRQQRHPSETKGSVSYHPAEVTETVA, from the exons ATGGCTCCCCTGAGCCCCAGCCCCCGGCTCCCTCTGTGGATTCCggcccctgccccaggcccagcTGTGCAATTGCTGCTGTTACTGCTCCTTCTGGTGCCTGCCCATCCCCAGAGCCTGCTCTGGATGCAGGGTGCTCCCGCCACGGGAGGAGATTCATCTGGGGAAGATGATCCACTTGGTGAGGAGGACCTGCCCAGTGAAGAGGATATACCTGAAGAGGAGGACTCACCTGGAGAAGAGGACCTACCTGGATTGAAGATGGACCCAGGAGAAGAGAATTCTCTGAAGTTAGAGGATCTACCAACTATTGAGGCACCCAGGGACACTGAAGACCTCCAGAATAACGCCCACAGAGACGAAAAAG GGGATGGCCACAGTCATTGGCGTTATGGAG GCGCTCCGCCATGGCCCCAGGTGTCCCCAGCCTGCGCTGGCCGCTTTCAATCCCCGGTAGACATCCGCCCGGAGCTCACTGCGTTTTGTCCAGCCCTGCAACCCCTGGAACTCCTTGGCTTTGAGCTCCCGCCACAACCAAAACTGCGCCTGTGCAACAATGGCCACACCG TGCAGCTGAGTCTGCCTTCTGGGCTGAAGATGGCGTTGGGTCCCGGACAGGAGTACCGGGCCCTGCAGTTACATTTGCACTGGGGGGCCGCGGGTCGCCCGGGCTCGGAACACACGGTTGATGGTCACCGTTTTCCTGCCGAG ATTCACGTGGTTCACCTCAGCACTGCATTTGAGGAATTTGACGAGGCCTTGGGGCGCCCAGGGGGCTTGGCCGTCTTGGCAGCCTTTCTGCAG GAAGGCCCAGAAGAAAACAGTGCCTATGAACAGCTGCTGTCACGTTTGGGAGAAATCACTGAGGAAG ACTCTGAGACTTGGGTCCCAGGACTGGATGTATCTGCACTGCTGCCCTCTGACCTCAGCCGCTACTTCCGATATGAGGGGTCTCTCACCACACCTCCCTGTGCCCAGGGGGTCATCTGGACTGTGTTCAACCAGACAGTAAAGCTGAGTGCTAAGCAG CTCCACACCCTCGCTGACTCCCTGTGGGGACCTGATGACTCCCGGTTGCAGCTGAACTTCCGGGCTACACAGCCTTTGAATGGGCGAATAATTGAGGCCTCCTTCCCTGCTGGTGTGGATGGCAGCCCTAGGACTGTTGAACCAG tCCACCTGAATTCCTGTCTCGCTGCTG gCGACATCCTGGCCCTGGTTTTTGGCCTCCTCTTTGCTGTTACCAGCATCGCCTTCCTTGTGCAAATGAGAAGGCAGCAAAG ACACCCAAGTGAGACCAAAGGGAGTGTTAGCTACCACCCAGCAGAGGTCACAGAGACTGTTGCCTAG
- the CA9 gene encoding carbonic anhydrase 9 isoform X1, translating to MAPLSPSPRLPLWIPAPAPGPAVQLLLLLLLLVPAHPQSLLWMQGAPATGGDSSGEDDPLGEEDLPSEEDIPEEEDSPGEEDLPGLKMDPGEENSLKLEDLPTIEAPRDTEDLQNNAHRDEKGDGHSHWRYGGAPPWPQVSPACAGRFQSPVDIRPELTAFCPALQPLELLGFELPPQPKLRLCNNGHTVQLSLPSGLKMALGPGQEYRALQLHLHWGAAGRPGSEHTVDGHRFPAEIHVVHLSTAFEEFDEALGRPGGLAVLAAFLQEGPEENSAYEQLLSRLGEITEEDSETWVPGLDVSALLPSDLSRYFRYEGSLTTPPCAQGVIWTVFNQTVKLSAKQLHTLADSLWGPDDSRLQLNFRATQPLNGRIIEASFPAGVDGSPRTVEPVHLNSCLAAGDILALVFGLLFAVTSIAFLVQMRRQQRYYTDPLPQAQPPHPRVQSSSMQIACK from the exons ATGGCTCCCCTGAGCCCCAGCCCCCGGCTCCCTCTGTGGATTCCggcccctgccccaggcccagcTGTGCAATTGCTGCTGTTACTGCTCCTTCTGGTGCCTGCCCATCCCCAGAGCCTGCTCTGGATGCAGGGTGCTCCCGCCACGGGAGGAGATTCATCTGGGGAAGATGATCCACTTGGTGAGGAGGACCTGCCCAGTGAAGAGGATATACCTGAAGAGGAGGACTCACCTGGAGAAGAGGACCTACCTGGATTGAAGATGGACCCAGGAGAAGAGAATTCTCTGAAGTTAGAGGATCTACCAACTATTGAGGCACCCAGGGACACTGAAGACCTCCAGAATAACGCCCACAGAGACGAAAAAG GGGATGGCCACAGTCATTGGCGTTATGGAG GCGCTCCGCCATGGCCCCAGGTGTCCCCAGCCTGCGCTGGCCGCTTTCAATCCCCGGTAGACATCCGCCCGGAGCTCACTGCGTTTTGTCCAGCCCTGCAACCCCTGGAACTCCTTGGCTTTGAGCTCCCGCCACAACCAAAACTGCGCCTGTGCAACAATGGCCACACCG TGCAGCTGAGTCTGCCTTCTGGGCTGAAGATGGCGTTGGGTCCCGGACAGGAGTACCGGGCCCTGCAGTTACATTTGCACTGGGGGGCCGCGGGTCGCCCGGGCTCGGAACACACGGTTGATGGTCACCGTTTTCCTGCCGAG ATTCACGTGGTTCACCTCAGCACTGCATTTGAGGAATTTGACGAGGCCTTGGGGCGCCCAGGGGGCTTGGCCGTCTTGGCAGCCTTTCTGCAG GAAGGCCCAGAAGAAAACAGTGCCTATGAACAGCTGCTGTCACGTTTGGGAGAAATCACTGAGGAAG ACTCTGAGACTTGGGTCCCAGGACTGGATGTATCTGCACTGCTGCCCTCTGACCTCAGCCGCTACTTCCGATATGAGGGGTCTCTCACCACACCTCCCTGTGCCCAGGGGGTCATCTGGACTGTGTTCAACCAGACAGTAAAGCTGAGTGCTAAGCAG CTCCACACCCTCGCTGACTCCCTGTGGGGACCTGATGACTCCCGGTTGCAGCTGAACTTCCGGGCTACACAGCCTTTGAATGGGCGAATAATTGAGGCCTCCTTCCCTGCTGGTGTGGATGGCAGCCCTAGGACTGTTGAACCAG tCCACCTGAATTCCTGTCTCGCTGCTG gCGACATCCTGGCCCTGGTTTTTGGCCTCCTCTTTGCTGTTACCAGCATCGCCTTCCTTGTGCAAATGAGAAGGCAGCAAAGGTATTATACTGACCCTCTCCCTCAGGCCCAGCCCCCACATCCCCGAGTCCAGAGCAGCTCCATGCAAATTGCATGCAAATGA